GCATGTGTTCCCAGGCGCGGCGATGTTCGCTGTGGGCGTCGATCCATTGTTGCCAGGCTTGTTGCTGGCGCGGATTCAACGGGCCCTGCTGCATTTCCAGCAACCAGTGCACGGCCTGCTCGGCGACCTGCGATGAAAAATCCATCGGCGGGTTCACAGGGCGAAGTAGCAGCGCATCGCTGCCTTGTTCAGATGACGTTTGACCGTCGCCACGGAAATGCCCAGTTCAACGGCGATCTGTGGATAGGTCAGGCCATCCACCTGAGCGAGTAAAAAGGCACGTTTGACCGCACGCGGCAGACCATCGAGCAACTGATCCAGCTCCATCAGGGTTTGCAGGATGATCGCTTTCTCTTCTTCCGAAGGCGCGACCACTTCCGGCATCTGCGCGAGGGTGTCGAGGTAGGCGCGCTCCAGATCCTGGCGACGGTAATGGTTGAACAACACGCGCTTGGCCAGGGTGGTGAGGAATGCGCGCGGCTCGATGATCACCGGCGGCTCGCGAGCAGTCAGCACCCGGATGAAGGTGTCCTGGGCCAGATCGGCGGCGCTGTCCGGGCAGCCGAGTTTTCTCCGCAACCAGCCGGTGAGCCAGCTGTGGTGGGCCTGATACAGCGATTCGACGGGATGGGCGGACGACAACGGCATCACTCCGGGCGCATGCGGATGCGTTAGAGAACAAGAATGGTTCGCATTGTATGACCGTGAATGTATGCCGGCAATCAGACTCTTTTGCGTATGAGAATATTTATCATTAATATCGCTCATCTGTCGTCTCGGCTCGTTGGCCGGGCGTTAACCGTTTCAGGGCCGAAACATGAAAGCCAAACTCGCCGAACTCCCCCTGTCCTATCGTCTGGCCGTCACTTCGCGGGTGCTCGCGGCGGTGTTCGGCGGCTATCTGGTCGCGGCGCTGGCCAGTGTCACACTGACCCTCTGGTTGCCGCTGAACCGCGCCGAAGCGGTCGTCACCGGCATGACCGTCTCGTTCCTGGTCTATCTGGTGGCTGTGCTCTGGTGTTTCGCCTGCCGTAGTGCCTGGTCGGCGTGGGTCGGACTGTTGGTGCCGAGTGTGATTCTGGCGACGATCTCCGGCGCTGCTCGGGGCTTGGGTTACGCATGAAAGAGGGTTTAAGCCAGGCAATGACCGGC
This genomic window from Pseudomonas kribbensis contains:
- a CDS encoding sigma-70 family RNA polymerase sigma factor, with the translated sequence MSSAHPVESLYQAHHSWLTGWLRRKLGCPDSAADLAQDTFIRVLTAREPPVIIEPRAFLTTLAKRVLFNHYRRQDLERAYLDTLAQMPEVVAPSEEEKAIILQTLMELDQLLDGLPRAVKRAFLLAQVDGLTYPQIAVELGISVATVKRHLNKAAMRCYFAL
- a CDS encoding DUF3649 domain-containing protein, translated to MKAKLAELPLSYRLAVTSRVLAAVFGGYLVAALASVTLTLWLPLNRAEAVVTGMTVSFLVYLVAVLWCFACRSAWSAWVGLLVPSVILATISGAARGLGYA